Genomic window (Gadus morhua chromosome 3, gadMor3.0, whole genome shotgun sequence):
TTGGAGGCGCAGGTGGAAAGAGCGACAATGATGCAGTGCACACGCAAAGGATGATGAACACAAAATAATGCCAGGGTACACTGTATAGTGTACCCTGGAGATGCACTGTATATTCACACCACAAGTTTTAGACGGCTAAGCTGCAGGAGCGGCTTTAAAAAATAACCACCAAGCAAACTTCAAAGACAGCATGCAGAGGCTGCGTGTTAAGTAGGTTGGTCCAACATCAAACCAAAGTGTTCACTGTAGCATTTTAAAGGTTAAATAAGTTGTCCTTCTAGTTGGCAAAAAATGGTGTTGGGTTGCCTGAAAAAAATTATCATAAAAATATGCAGGCCACTCCACTGTCAGAATGATAACTGCTGAGAATGAGGATGCCATTCATTCTTCTCATCCTCCTACTGTGGAGAGAGCAGGCAGAACAAGAGCAGATAACCAACCGGTCTCTACCAGGATGAACACCTCCCATTTAGGCCCTTGGCTCTCTCATGCATGATTATGTATCCTCGTCAGAACTGGTACCCAGGTTTACACTATCAGAGTGTGTCAATAGAAAAACCCCtcaaaacatttaaatgaaagaaaaatgcCAGACGGGCTTAGTTAGGCTGAACAGAGATATCGCTAATGGTGCCAGCAGTCCAGAAGCAGCCGGATCACCACCGGCACCGTGGGGATCCGGGGGCAGAAGGCCTTGGATCGATGTAGGCCACTTCATTTCAAATGGTTTCAAGGCCATAGATACCCCTGATAAGACGTCCCCTGAAAAAGGGTGAGAACCAAACAAGAAGGGGGGAAAAGACCATTCCAGCTGACCAGTGGGGCCTGGCCGCTTGCCGTTGGATGGCAGGACTGGAGGCTCTGGAGACGGTTTAGCTGCCGAAGCCGAAGATGCCCTTGATGTAGCCGGTCAGGCCGCCCTTGCCCTTCTGCTCCACCTTGTCGTCGAGCGGCGGGAACGCCACGTGGTTGAGGGCCAGGTCGAAGAACAGGGGCTTGCAGGGGATGGGCTGGAAGCCCGGGGGGAAGTGCACCAGGTTGGGCTGCTTGCCCACCAGGGCCGGGTCCAGCCGGAAGGTCTCCAATCGGTCGCACAGAGGCTGCGGAAAAACGGTGAAGAAAGGATGGCAGGAAAATGAAACTAAATAAATACGCGCCTTATAAATTTGAATGAgaacaagataaaaaaaaatgatttaaaaAGGCCAAAATCAAAGCGTCCAAAATGTTCCCccatggaggtggtgatgtcCCCGTCGGCTCACCGTGTTGTCCTTCACCGGGCGCTCGGCCGGAGACTCGTTCACCTCCTCCGTGTCTGAAACAGCCAATTGAAATGGTGATCATCACAAGACAAAGAAAACACATGCATTTAAATGAAAGGCGTTTCAGTGTGACAATAATACAACGCATGATATCCTGCGGTGCCCATGGCGACCCGTCCTGCGGTGGAGCCTACCTAGAATGGCAGCAGCCTGGAGGGAGTACTTCTCAGCGTTGACCTCAGCGATCAGTTCCTGGACGTCGGGCAGTTCCTTCATTTTACAGaaacaaaaataagaaaagtTAAAACGAGTACACAAATGAATGCAGACCTGTGCAATAACTTCCAGCTTAAGACGCTTCCTATGAAAGAGTAagtcagacgtgtgtgtgtctctagcaATGGTagaattagggctgggcgatatggaccaaaagtcatatctcGACATCTTCAAGCAGAATATCGATACAagataaatatcgatatttgttgACGCAACAATATCATAGTTGCCGTTGCCGAGCTCCAACTCGTCCTCTACATCGGTGGCGCCGCTGTGCTCTCATTTCCAGCCTGCCTGCGTCGCTGTGCTCGTTAACCTGCCTTGttgatgagggggaggggggagttacCGTGGAGTTACCGTTATTACTACAGCCTACATACCTACTGCTTGGATTTACCGTTACTATTCCTACCGTTTGGAtttgaatacagtttgatggttgaataaaccgtggactagacactgcctccgcctcgtatttgagaacattacaatattatatataatatcacggccaaaagctgggGGCGCCTCCggaatattatgaatcttattatgtattcataataattatattattaattatattattaatatatcccGACCGTCAGAGAACCCAgccgtcgggttctccgacgtctctggttcttccacttcgtCATCAATCTGAAGCACAGAATTGAATGGCGACATGGAGCGACACCGGCCGGAGCTGAGCTCCTCCGGAGCGGACACCCGCCGGACCCTCCAGCGGGTGTCCGGGAGTCCGGAATCAATTTGGGACAATTGCTGTACTATTAATGTCGAGAAAGCTTAAAATTTTGGGTCGCTTCACGCATTTTTGAGCACGTTGTGCTGCTGCAATTGATGGAAGAGGTTGGTCGTAGGTACTCGACCCTTTAGTTGCGACAGATTTGAAGCACTCTACAAAAAACCTGATTCTGTCATTCGTCAGACACCTTGTACCCAAAACATGTCCGAACTATGGAGCCATTTGTCTTCTGCTTACATACAAGCTCCTCTGCGCCGCGTTTGGCTGCGGACTCCATGTTTCGCGCTGTAGTGGATTATTAAAAAAGTGTCGTGACTGGAATGGGGCCCGGGCCGTGTGAGCGGGAGAgataagcagagttacgaaatagcTGGTGGCAGTCGCGGTTTGAAACTGCTGTTAATTGGATAAAATATGCTGTACTTTCAACGCTAATTAAACTATATCGATGTTGACGATAGCGTCTCGTTCCATATCTCGTttgaaaaaatatcgatatatttcaaatatcgatatatcgcccagccctaggtaGAATGCAGATCTGTGGGGCTGACCTTGTCACCAATACTCTTGGCCTTGGACTGGACCTCCTTGGCGTACTTGAGCACCCTCTCGTACAGAACCAGGGCCTCGCTCCACTTCTTCACCAGCACGTAGGACTGGGCGATAAAGAAGCACCTGGGGGATGGAGCCATGGACACTCATTAGTTTGGACAACATGGGCCAACGGTAAACATACTTAGTGAATGCTTAtttcttcttcctttctttgTATCATTAGGTATTCACAGAGTATCTTTGGATACCTATCGTTATTGTAGGGATTGCCATTAGTATTATGAATTGGTAACCCAATTCATAATTGGGTTACCAATTCATAATTCATTGGGCGCTTACCCCCCGAAGTAAGCGCCTCACAGCTAGCTGTGCATGTGTGACTTTGTACGTGACAAATACAACCTagttatgaatgtgtgaatgtgaatgcgTTACCTGTAAGCCTTGTAGACAAGAGTCTTGAGGGCCATCTCCTTCTGGAAGGTGTGGTCTTCCTCCAATCCCTGTAGTGTGGACAACTCTGCCAGACTctgtgaggggagaggagaacatGCCAGAGAGAGGACACTAACTATTGAGAAAGTACTCCCAATATACACTCAGTTCTAGCCTATAGGATGCGTGTGCTCAGTGCGTGTACCTGGAGGATGATCTCATACAGGCGGATGAGGTCCTGGGGCTTGGGCCCCCTCTTGTTCTCGTCGTTGTGCGGGTCCTTCAGCTTGGCTTGCAGCGTGTGGGCCATGCTCTCGTTCCTCTTCACCACCGTGCACAGCTTGATGTAGCTCAGGTAGCTAGAGCGGGGACCACCGCCCCAAATCAATAACACTTCGACCTCACCTCCCAGCACAGCCCCACAGATGGAAATGCAGCATGAGCTCATGTTGTCGGGGACACCGTTTTTTTTACCTGTGCAGGAACTGCAGGTTGGACACCTTGCCGGTGTCCGCATCAGGCCCCCGCTCTCTCTGCTTCTGTGGGCGGATGATGGAAGACCAGCATAAAATAACGGGACAACACTAGATGTGCATTGTTTTTCTTTGCCACTTGACTGGCCATAGATCAGGAGTTGTTCCTCGAGTTCACATTTGGTCTTTTAAGGCTAGTGTGTGCCCAGCCTGGAGCCGTGGTCTGTGAGGCCGTCCTCACCTCAGCCTTGAGCTCCTCCCTCACAGCCTGGATGGTGTCTCTGCACTCGGACAGCAGGGTCTCGTACAGGTGCTCTTTGGTGTCCTCGTTGGATGCCTGCTCACCAGggaccaaacaaacacaccgtcATGAAGGCTGGCGTTTACTTCAggttagggttgccgcggttattgacattttcacaccgagtaatacactcgtgtcaacaccggtattaccgagtataaacggtataaactttgaaactaggtcaaccgccatcttctccgtcaactctcctctcacactcggtgacatcGTCTggcagtagggctttgacttttggccaaaaatcatattcgaagttcgtttgtttattaatattagcattcgaatatattcgaatatttattaataatattttgaccattaaatgccttcagtaatacctgggctgaatccgaatacttagtacatactatttatgttcagtgtctactacttgtccgtactacacttgacagtgtagtacggtctacagctatgcgtagaacgcctctgaactcttccgaacaccgccgtaactccaccggatgtttggagatgacgcaTCTCCCCTCAAATGCCatcaaaattaccttgataagttacctgttttccatcttgtcgtcgttgctattaaattaaaaatgtctctttttacttaattacttactttacttttttactctttttgacgtctttttttcgccgctttctacgacgtctttctaagccgctgttggtagtgtcgggtcagccatctcttcttcgttcgttaccagactcgtagtctggtaacgtagtgacctgccgttgtatactgtggcggtagtacgcattcggaaacgttttccgtgctacacaatgtacactgagcattcggacgcgctatatttgtggcgtactacaaaatgcatactataagtatgagtattcggattcagccctggattgggctttgcgaggtttgtttacaggcgttgctatggttaccggtcttgcgtgttccaactgtttattatgtttctaataaatcgctgtctaatcaatacttcattcactgcctcttccgtggtcattacaatattatgaatagactgcatgggttctccgacgcctctccctcttggcctgcccataacaggttccaatattaaggactgcctaatattcgttcgaattatttttattttttttgatattcgaattatattcgaatcacgaagttcgaagtcaaagccctatctGGCAGCGTGCCAATTCTCgatgacagcgtcttataacgttctagaTACAATAGTATAACATCATTTTATATacaatatcacggccaaaatctctgtgcgcctccagatggcCGTAGcacggggagctctcgtagggattgggcttcgcggggttcgTTTACTGACAATGCTATGGTTatcggtcttgtgtgttccaacggtttattaggtagcctatctattattacatgtttattttcttaattatattattaattactgaagaattttttttattactgggaaaaaaaaaaaactgatgccggtgtgcaacaccgagtaatcGGTGTTGTCTACAACAACGGTAacaccgtataccgcggcaaccctattTCAGGTCCTCAACTAGTCATCAGTATTCATCCGACACATTGACTGCCAAAATTCGGGACTTAAATTTGCACCTTGGAGAAATGCAATATTAACAATGTAAAAAGATCATTTACGTTCAAATGCTAGAGTAATGGATACCAAGTGTGCCCCTTTGGGTTGCATTACCTCCTAATCGAATGACCAGGATTAGGCAGattaacaaaataaatcaatacaaCCTCCTAGTCTGACATAGTGGAATGTCAGACTAGAATGTGGCTTTGTGCCGGAAATATCCAAAATTCAGAAATGTGAAATTCCAACCAAACCAGAAGAGGACAGTACAGTCTACAGTTGAAGGAACGCATATtcatacagaaacacaaagacaaTGGCTTCTTTGAAAATCAGATCTTAGGTATGCATGGTTTTGATGGCTGCTTTCACACTAGAGACGTTTGGTTAGTTTtcggcaaggcaaggcaactttatttatatagcacttctCATACAggaagcagactcaaagtgcttcacgaCTTAAAGTCGCACTGGGTAAGACTGAGCCCCTCCCAGTTATGCTGGATACtttctgaattaaaaaaaaattaaacattctTCACTCCACTGTTACTTGCCTGGGgcctaaaaaaatattttgtttggttccggtttccgaccgaccctgtcaatttatgtgcgacccaaattattttatgagttttataaaaaaaaaaaaaaaaaaaattttttttttttaatgtaattacgttttggtacagcacctcttcattctgtacaaggatgagcgaattttctcgtttttaaatgaaaacaacctacctatcattcgctgccgctggaaaaaataaaataaaaaaataaaataaattccctacctacccatgacctcaactgacaaccaacaggaaccaaactttttttttttttaggcctgggCACCCGTGTGACACAAATTACCATACATTGGTTGGCTTTTTGTTGCGAGTTGGAGCAGATTAGGAATTGACGATAGCTCAATTCTTAAAGACAGTAAAATAagaacattcaaaataaaatggATAACTGCCAGAGCTTGGAACATTTTATCTTAATGAAGATAAAgtccaagttttttttttgtcaactcCATTTCACATCTTCACAGTCAACCAATTTGATCAACCCTACATTTTTTCATACATTCATACCCTTTAGACATTTCACTGGGTTATATGGCATATGACGGTAAATACAAATCCGTTCAACACTAATCGCTGGCGAACAAACCTATTTCCAGAGCAACAACAATGCAACGGCAAAGAGTTTATTTTGGAGGGAGCCGACCATGGTCAACACGTACAATTGGCATGGTCTCGGAACATGACACAGCTTTTGAGCTACCCGTATGAAGAGGGAACCTGTAAGAGTCTGTCCATACTCATGTTGCATGTTTAATTCAATGTTTCTCAGACAGTTCTCATTTCATCTCACccgtgtttgtttctgtgtctcaCTCACTAACTCGTGTCAAAATGCTAATGAAAATGCAGATTCTATTGCCCGAGTAGCATCTCGTGAGATGATCTACAATTAGTGGTGCAACAGTTCACGGGttacccgtgatccgtacgggtCAACCCTCAAGGTttgggacgcaagtgatccgcggatcggctgataaaaaaaagaaataaaagttCACgagatcagcgcatgtttaaaggacaattccggtatttagcACATAGAGCCCCCTTTCTGTTTTTTCTAGGATGAAATTTTGTGGTTGACACACCAAAATGTTGACAATTGGACCCGTCTCAGGTATTTCGCTCATTTCGattcgcccctgcctgcttcagaatGGCTGGCTTTGGGCATTCACAAACGtgtccttaaaacaaccctaaacattttttttcagaaatgtgcaactcaccgagtggcaagtggtgttcgttgatgttcctaatcaagtatcgtagcgaaatacagtttgtcGTATTTTATTTGGCGTTTCGTAAATCCTGTTGAAATGGTAACCCGACTGGAAGCTGAAGCGGAAATGGGCTGTtcatgtttggttgtagtctttttgccCCGTTCTCTGTGCTTCCTTttgaccgtttttttttttttccattttttttccatttacaatccatttattttgtttaaatgattttttatacgtttttattttatgtggacacaatttttattttattttatatttactaTGCTTAAAGgtagcaggattattacctaatttctcactttattttgttacacatttgaagattttatttaaagtcacatttgtcccgttatctttttttctgctgttgatccgaaaatgatccgacccgtgactcacaAGCCGTGatacgatccgaaccgtgagttttgcAACCCATTGATCCCCTAACTACAATGAATGTAACTTGTATCAGATTTCTGGTCCGCTATACCAGTGCCATTTGGTCGAGAACAGCTTCTCCAGTAAAACTAGAACCGCTCCGTCAAAGTGTTATAATTCTCAGTAATTTATCCGTTATAAGTCTGGGTCCGCCCATAAGTGACCTCTGCTATAGAGGGACTTAAAGAGAACCctttaaaatacaaatgtattgtcATTTCGCTATAATTTCCGACCAACATGTCTTAAAACTCACACCCATCTTAGTGATATTTTTTGAAAGGTTTGGGCAAAACTGACAATAGTATGGTATAACTAAGCCATAATTACTACTGAAGTTTGGACTTGCATTAGAATGTTAAACATTTGTCACTGTTCTTTTGGAACGCAACAATGATAATTTGATAAAAGAATGTCACAGACGTATACAAGGAATGTGTTTGTaaggtgagcgtgtgtgtttcgATCTCCTTGCCCAATCAGCTAGGGAGATAGAACTTGGCAATCAGTCAACAGAGACTTGAATTTCCAGGCCTAAAGTCTGTCTGAATGGGACAATTGTACTGCATGAGAAGCACCAACCTCTCCTGCCTTGTCATGAAACACAGACTCCAGGCATATGGGGTGGAATGTACAATGCATCACAGCCGAATCATATCAACCCGATTATTCAAACATTTTTGTGATTAGTGATTACCAAAATCCAACGACGCAAAATATACCCCCCTTATGATAATTAGACAACATTGACTTTCCCATTGCGCAACAAGGGTAGATCTTAGTCTCTCAAAGAGAGAAAAGATTTTTCACAAAAATTTAGAACGATATAAAGATGGCCGCGTGAGGTGATGTCAATCAGGCAAACCGATGCAGGCATTTTGTCAATGAACAGACCGGTTAGAGATTAACTGATGCAAATTGAAGCACGCTATAGGGCTCGTACATTGTAACATTACATTGTAATGACCCGCATCCATTTTTAAAAGTATAAGAGCATTGGAATGTTAGTTCTTGTGTTGGTAGAAAGGGTTTTTTTGGTCCAATAAGTAATTAATCTTGTCATTATGGGAATACATGGTTGAATTTGATGTGATATACGGCAAAACAAAATGTCCATTAGCCTAGGTTACAGTATATTTACATTGATTTAGGATTTTAAAGTACTACAATCCTCATCAACAAATACTCCCAAAATGATGACTCAACAATTCCGAAGGCAAACAAGTTGACGCAGTTGGTATAAAAACCACATTTAATAAGGTTTAAGGTATCTTTTATAATcattattttatacattttctaaaaaaagATTGAGATTCCAGTTGGTTTCTATGAGTTGGAGACCCGATACTTGAAAGTAAACAAGAAGTCAACAATTATGCAGTGTCAGGCTCTCTTTAAGGCTTTTGCATACTTAAAATGAATCAGTCTAAAATCAACGAATGGATTATAACTAACTAAACCAATTCCGGGCTTTGGATCCCTATTTGCCTTTGAATATAAATTGGATACATCATCAAGCCCACGTCAGGAATTTATATTAGGACACACTGTGGTTAACATTAATTAAGTTTGAAGTTACTTTTCTTTTCATCATGCGTCAAAAATCTCATCCGCCCAGTGAGTGTTGGTCATGGTCCCACACCCGAGAAACGCCCAGGACAACCGGCCCAACCCGTCAGACCTCTGTAGGACTGCTGATGGACCAGTGCATAGAGGAAACACAGGATTACGCCCCCGTTCACGACTATGCTCCCACAAATCGGATGAGGATTTTGTTGATGCGACAGGAAGCCTCACATAAATCGAATGTTGTCAGAGATCTGATTGCGGACAATATCATCGCACCGTTGCATCATGTTTGCACAATCTAGATGTGAAGAACGATAGGGAAACATTGACCCGTGTCTTTCTGCCTTGTCAGATTCTTGCCATCGGCTACTGGAATTTGTCGTTCACCTTCATACAATGATTGTACGGTTGCGGTAGACTGCTTTCCCTTCATCTCTAGTGGCTCTCATTTATGACGTACTTGGACCTCACCCAACACGTCCTGGCCTAACAATAAGCTCCAAGCAAATAAATATGGACAATCAATGATTCCAGCTGGTGCTGCTACAGGTCTTCTATTTGCTATATAAACCATAAACTGTACTGAAATAGGATCTAAAAGCAGTTCTACATTATAATACAGGTGGGCAAAAGGCTGACTCCGAAACTGACGATTGTAATCTAGCCacagcagagagcagcaggGTGTAGCCACTGTGTTCATGAGAGCCAGAATGCACAGAATGCAGCACTGCAATGCAGGGTACTGCATGCCACAGCACTGACTTGTCAATGGGTGTGATTGAAAGGTGTGAGGAAAGGTCTCCAGCAGGAGGAAACGGCACCCTGGCCTTGACTCAGGGAGGAGTGAGATTGAGCTCCACCTGTCGGGGGGCTCACGGAATGGGCGATCATTTGACCACCACATGTAGGGTTGTTTAGCCATTACAAAATGTACCCTCAGTGTTTTTCAAAATTATTTTGTGAGACAATGGTGGTGGTTGGACATAGGACCCTCTAAGGGTCTGGGGGCATGCTCCCccggattttttttttgtactttctaAGTTAAATGCATCAATCTGGTTTACTTTAAGAGTAATATTCTGAACAATTTTGTGCTCTAGTACCTATTTCATCAAAGAAATGAATTGCGAgcgaggatttttttttgttttaaatgttccatttcagctcagtgaaaaacttgaaacactttatttttatttgtatatataattgTGCCTCAAATAAAGACAAGCATTTCTCTACACCTCATGCTGCGTTCCAGGGACACTTTTTAGCCCGTAAGTTACGAGCTGGTACTGGGAGTGAATCGGTCTGGTACGAGTTCACGGGTAGTGAGTTGCGGGTTTGTCTGCCGTTCCAGGGCATTTTCCCGGGTAGAAGGTTGTGACAACACGGGTTACGGGTTGCCTGGAACGCACCATTATTCTTATTCGAAAATCactcacattatatgaaagttatggaGAGCGATAAAAAGGTGCACCTAAAAAAATaagttaggcgcaccagtgcaaccAACGCataaagttagtctggagccctgatgAGGGGAAAAAAGATCTACCCAATCTCAACAACGCATTGATTTTGCATTAGAGGTATGCCATCCAGCACTGGGGCCCTTTAATAACACTGGGGCCccttaaataaagataaatgagTCTCAATGTGCTTTTAAAGAtaattaccgtattttccgccctataaggcgcaccgtagtataagccgcagcagctaaattgaatgatgtgtacatatataagccgcactggagcccgccgcttaaagggggggggggggcgcggtcCGGTCACagagcccatagagttaaagtTGGTGGACTGTAgcctgtaaaatccatagactaggaggtcccctagtggccgttagctgtaaaaattagggatgggcataattaatcgatgctcgataattgatcgttaagaaatgcgtcgatcaatttatattgttatcgatcaaaagcACGTTGTGTTTgcgcgacaatacctctgcatccccgcaacttTGGTCCCGTCAAagcgggtgttttctgctgctggactgacagttacaaggctgcgttcgcgtctgacccccgagcatgttaacatgcttatattcctaaacaaaaatatgtgggctggagttactgtatgctatggacagtagggacagtcaccaccgtatttgagtcgctcttttttttcttaatgtgtcgtctctcgctccgcttttctttcggcttggtgcctcttggagtcgttacattttgccaaaactgatattttagcaacaagttcagccttatatatgttcaataaggtattgcttttagatagactagttcatgcaattgtttgtaaatgggtggctcatctttttgttgcgagccttttccgcgcgccggctgcagcctataggcattatatgtcggcctttttccccctttttttccaaaacagttatacagtttaatgcccacttttagcctactgcctttgtttgattattgttgtccgataagttggctaattattgtaattggaataggctacagatttagtcttgttgaatcgtttccaaacctttaagagcgcctgtaggcgcattgttcggactttacgagcgccgcataggactataacctataatgcctgtatttattattttaaaactgttaaacagttgtaggtcttcaagttaactgtattgtattaatgttggcccatacattattgttggaataaagatttcattgataaaaacatgctgcattttgtattttctaccaacgggaatttcaatatagcctatagaaaaaagttaatgattaatcgataattgatcgataactctagcgatgctcgatcaaggaaatttcttcaaatgcccatccctagtaaaaatccatagattagccgttatataagccgcagaatcgaaaaatctgaaaaaaggcgcggcttagcAAACTATTGTACGATTACGTCAGAAAATGATGTTGACAAAACAGATTGTGGGTTCATCCTGTTGTATACATAACACGACTACAGGTAACCACAGGGTGACACAAAGGGTGTAAAACAACAATGAATTCTATTGGACCACGTTCCACTGGCGGACTGACCTGAGCGATGGCGGCCTCGTTGTCGGCCAGCCCCAGGAGGAAGATGCGGGCTTTATCGATCTTGACGGGCAGCGTACGTCCTCTCCACTCCACTTCGCTCATGGTGGCCGCCTGCTTGGCCCGGGTCTGGGTGATCAGTGCCTAGAGAACAACTCGGCTGGTAAAATATCCGTGGGCATTTTCGTAAATTATTTAACTAGATCATGCACAAAAATGCCTCCTGACATCTTACCAACTCTGGCAAACACTCTTGGAGACCCATCAAATATTTTTTCCTCAGGGTTAGCCACCATCAACAATGGTGCCCATTGAGGACATAGAGAAGAGTAACTCCAAaaccacttttattttgttttaaacatAGTTATTCGTCTTATATGATCATATCACTTTTACCGAAATAACTCAAATTTAG
Coding sequences:
- the srp68 gene encoding signal recognition particle subunit SRP68, which translates into the protein MAQDKQNEAKIASMDENKENVSDPGVGLEILQIIKDSQQQHGLRHGDYQRYRGYCSRRLRRLRKTLGFKMGNRHKYTGKKITEEMLSDSRYLLLVLMEAERSWSYAMQLKQEANTEPRKRFHLMSRLRKAAKHGQKLEKLCESPSIDAKTKLEAQAYTAYLTGMVEFELQEWKPAMEAFNKCKTIYEKLASAFTEELAVLYHQRVEEISPNIRYCAYNIGDQNAINDLMQMRLIGGGGNMMAEKLEALITQTRAKQAATMSEVEWRGRTLPVKIDKARIFLLGLADNEAAIAQASNEDTKEHLYETLLSECRDTIQAVREELKAEKQRERGPDADTGKVSNLQFLHSYLSYIKLCTVVKRNESMAHTLQAKLKDPHNDENKRGPKPQDLIRLYEIILQSLAELSTLQGLEEDHTFQKEMALKTLVYKAYRCFFIAQSYVLVKKWSEALVLYERVLKYAKEVQSKAKSIGDKELPDVQELIAEVNAEKYSLQAAAILDTEEVNESPAERPVKDNTPLCDRLETFRLDPALVGKQPNLVHFPPGFQPIPCKPLFFDLALNHVAFPPLDDKVEQKGKGGLTGYIKGIFGFGS